The genomic interval CCCGCCACGCGCACCCGGATGGCAGCGCTCCCGGTCACGGGACACTTGTTCTCGCAGATGCCGCAGCCGATGCACCGCTCGCGCAGCACCCTGGGGCGCGAGAGCGTCACAGTGGAGCCGTCCGGTCGGGTCGCTTGTCCCTCCTCCAGCAAGATGGCCTTCTCCGGCACAGGGCACATCTCCTCACAGACGCTGCACTGGGAGTCTCCCGTCCACGGTAAGCAGAGGGATTCGTCAATGAAGGCGTGCCCGATCACCCACTGTCGTTTGGCCTCCAGAGACAGCTCGGGGATGGCGCCGGTGGGGCAGACCTGGCCGCACCGGTTGCAGGAGTAGTCGCAGTAGCCCAGCCGGGGCACGAGGACGGGCGAGAACAGCCCCTCCAGGGAGCCCTGCCCTACGGCGGGATGCAAGGCCGCGGTGGGGCAGGCGCGCATGCACTCTCCGCAGCGGATGCAGCGGTGCAGGAACTCCGCCTCCAGGGCCCCTGGGGGACGGATCAAGCGGTCTGAGCTCTCGCGCCGGCCGGCGTCGGCCCCGAAGAGGGATACGAGCGCTGTCCCCGCCAACAGGCCACCTACCAGGTCTCTTCGGCCGGGGTCGTAGTCGTGCCGGGGAGCGGCGGAGACGGTCACGGGAAACTCGATGGCGTTCGTGGGGCATGCCCGGGCGCAGTCCAGGCACATGATGCATTCGGCTGGATCGCTGGCGTAGCCCCGGGCAGCTGATATTGTCCCTGTGGGGCAGACGGCCTCGCAGCGGCCGCACTCGATGCACTCCTCGTTGACCGTCCGCTTCACCAGGGCCACCTTGCTTCCCGTTCCCAGGAGGGCACCCAGAGGGCAGGCGGACCGGCACCAGAACCGGGAGCCCAGTCCCTCCAGGGCCACCACGCCCATTCCGAGCAACCCTACCGCCAGTCCGAGTCGGTAGAGGGGCTGGAAGCCAGGCAGTATGCCATCGCGCAGCCACACCTCCAACTCGACCAGAGGCCCGCGCAGGATGCCCAGGCGGTAGAGGAAGCCTTGGGCGGCGCTGAAGGCCACGCTTAGGGCCGGCCACACGGCTACGGCCAGGGTGCGGGTGGCCAGGGAGAGTGGGTCGAGAAGGAGGAGCAGGGTGCTGCCCAGCAGCGCCATCACCACCAGGGTCACCAGGACGAAGTGCTTGAGGAAGCGCAGCGAGTCGGGCGCCCGTCGCGGCCCGGTACGTCGGGGCCGGATGGAAACGGCGTCCAAGGTGGAGCCCAGTGGGCACAGCCACCCGCACC from Anaerolineae bacterium carries:
- a CDS encoding 4Fe-4S binding protein — its product is MRRRWVRGVVQGAAFGAFLVLFVLSAARAFPGTPLRVPFMLDPLVALAASISQRSVVAGAALALVTVGLTLALGRVWCGWLCPLGSTLDAVSIRPRRTGPRRAPDSLRFLKHFVLVTLVVMALLGSTLLLLLDPLSLATRTLAVAVWPALSVAFSAAQGFLYRLGILRGPLVELEVWLRDGILPGFQPLYRLGLAVGLLGMGVVALEGLGSRFWCRSACPLGALLGTGSKVALVKRTVNEECIECGRCEAVCPTGTISAARGYASDPAECIMCLDCARACPTNAIEFPVTVSAAPRHDYDPGRRDLVGGLLAGTALVSLFGADAGRRESSDRLIRPPGALEAEFLHRCIRCGECMRACPTAALHPAVGQGSLEGLFSPVLVPRLGYCDYSCNRCGQVCPTGAIPELSLEAKRQWVIGHAFIDESLCLPWTGDSQCSVCEEMCPVPEKAILLEEGQATRPDGSTVTLSRPRVLRERCIGCGICENKCPVTGSAAIRVRVAGPERLSSRSLL